One segment of Poecile atricapillus isolate bPoeAtr1 chromosome 5, bPoeAtr1.hap1, whole genome shotgun sequence DNA contains the following:
- the GALNT5 gene encoding polypeptide N-acetylgalactosaminyltransferase 5, whose amino-acid sequence MRGQPRPRWHRRPPGSGPGPAGRARRSPEPTGASSAPPAPRHRAAGQHSPERRKQTRDGKKLPPKLASSSSAKTGWTSPAPQPRAVGPTLRGTPQGDGESTRNLLTRAGMVPTPPLPLLRPPTWVAGAARWVRHQEQLLEERALARMGRREGQHGQERAGAAPRGAGTGRDGQERAGAAPGGDGAGRDGQERGTAAPRAAGTGRDGQERAGAAPGGDGTGQDGQERGAAVGTGQDGQERAGAAPGGAGTGRDGQERGAAAPGGAAGTGQDGQERAGAAPGGDGTGRDGQERAGSSPGMHKVLSMDATLAPRDPRAPGQFGHPVAVPDDKQEEAKSRWKEGNFNVYLSDLIPVDRAIADTRPAGCSEQQVHDDLPTTSIIMCFVDEVWSTLLRSVHSVLSRSPPHLIEEIILVDDFSTKEYLREQLDTYMSRFPKVRILRLRERHGLIRARLAGAEIAKGAVLTFLDSHVECNVGWLEPLLDRVRLRRTKVACPVIEVISDKDMSYMTVDNFQRGIFTWPMNFGWRQIPQEVIEKNKIKETDIIRCPVMAGGLFSIDKQYFFELGMYDPGLDVWGGENMEISFKVWMCGGEIEIVPCSRVGHIFRNDNPYSFPKDRVRTVERNLARVAEVWLDEYKELFYGHAYHLLLGNVDVGDLSQQIQLRKKLRCKSFRWYLENVYPDLEAPLVKGSGLLVNAALAGCIAVEGTSLAFEECDVNSTNQQFNYTWLRLIQHGELCLAPSGVVGAVGLRRCQPRSRSLAWLHRSLATVQPGLTEHIISEHQHLPQPCLEVDPSYRALRLKACDPTNPHQKWHFGRYHAD is encoded by the exons ATGCgggggcagccccggccccggtgGCATCGCCGCCCCCCCGGCAGCGGCCCGGGCCCCGCGGGACGGGCACGGCGCTCCCCGGAGCCCACGGGAGCGAGCAGCGCCCCTCCGGCACCGCGGCACCGAGCGGCCGGGCAGCACAGCCCGGAGCGCAGGAAACAAACACGGGACGGGAAGAAACTCCCTCCAAAACTCGCTTCATCCTCATCAGCAAAGACGGGATGGACCTCgccggccccgcagccccgcgCCGTGGGCCCCACTCTGCGGGGAACGCCACAAGGAGACGGGGAAAGCACAAGGAACTTGCTGACAAGAGCAGGGATGGTGCCCACGCcgccactgccactgctgcgGCCACCAACATGGGTGGCAGGAGCCGCACGCTGGGTGCGACAccaagagcagctcctggaggagcgGGCACTGGCCAGGATGGGCAGGAGAGAGGGGCAGCA tgggcaggagagagcaggagcagctcccagaggaGCGGGCACTGGCCGGGATGggcaggagagagcaggagcagctcctggaggagatGGCGCTGGCCGGGATGGGCAGGAGagagggacagcagctcccagagcagctggcactggccgggatgggcaggagagagcaggagcagctcctggaggagatGGCACTGGCCAGGATGGGCAGGAGAGAGGGGCAGCAGTGGGCACTGGCCAGGATGggcaggagagagcaggagcagctcctggaggagcgGGCACTGGCCGGGATGGGCAGGAGagaggggcagcagctcccGGAGGAGCAGCGGGCACTGGCCAGGATGggcaggagagagcaggagcagctcctggaggagatGGCACTGGCCGGGATGggcaggagagagcagggagcagcccaGGGATGCACAAAGTCCTGTCCATGGATGCAACGCTCGCCCCTAGAGACCCCCGAGCTCCAGGCCAGTTTGGACACCCTGTTGCTGTCCCTGATGATAAACAAGAAGAAGCAAAAAGTAGATGGAAAGAAGGAAACTTTAATGTCTACCTCAGCGACCTGATCCCTGTGGATCGAGCCATCGCAGACACCAGGCCTGCCGG GTGCTCGGAGCAGCAGGTCCACGACGACCTCCCCACCACCAGCATCATCATGTGCTTCGTGGATGAGGTGTGGTCCACCCTCCTGCGCTCCGTGCACAGCGTCCTCAGCCGCTCTCCTCCTCACCTGATCGAGGAGATCATTCTGGTGGATGACTTCAGCACTAAGG AGTACCTGCGGGAGCAGCTGGACACCTACATGTCGCGGTTCCCGAAGGTGAGGATCCTGCGCCTCAGGGAGAGGCACGGGCTGATCCGGGCCAGGCTGGCGGGAGCTGAGATCGCCAAAG GCGCTGTCCTGACGTTCCTGGACTCACACGTGGAGTGCAACGTGGGCTGGCTGGAGCCGCTGCTGGACAGGGTCCGCCTGCGCCGGACCAAGGTGGCCTGCCCCGTCATCGAGGTGATCAGCGACAAGGACATGAG TTACATGACCGTGGACAACTTCCAGCGTGGGATTTTTACTTGGCCAATGAATTTTGGATGGAGGCAGATTCCACAAGAGGtcatagagaaaaataaaatcaaggaGACTGATATTATAAG GTGCCCCGTCATGGCAGGTGGCCTGTTCTCCATCGACAAGCAGTACTTCTTTGAGCTGGGAATGTACGACCCGGGACTGGACGTCTGGGGAGGGGAAAATATGGAGATTTCATTCAAG GTCTGGATGTGCGGAGGAGAGATCGAGATCGTTCCGTGCTCCCGGGTGGGGCACATTTTCAGGAATGACAATCCTTACTCCTTCCCAAAAGACCGTGTGAGGACGGTGGAGCGGAACCTGGCCCGCGTGGCAGAGGTGTGGCTGGACGAGTACAAGGAGCTGTTCTACGGCCATGCCTATCACCTGCTCCTGGGCAACGTGGATGTCGGGGACCTGAGCCAGCAAATCCAGCTGCGCAAGAAGCTGCGCTGCAAAAGCTTCCGCTGGTACCTGGAGAACGTCTACCCGGACCTGGAAGCTCCCCTGGTTAAAGGCAGCGGGCTG CTGGTTAACGCGGCCCTGGCAGGGTGCATCGCTGTGGAAGGCACCAGCCTGGCTTTTGAGGAGTGTGATGTTAACAGCACG AACCAGCAGTTCAACTACACCTGGCTGAGGCTGATCCAGCACGGAGAGCTCTGCCTTGCCCCGTCTGGTGTCGTGGGAGCCGTGGGCCTGCGCCGCTGCCAGCCCAGGAGCCgcagcctggcctggctccaCAGGTCACTGGCCACCGTGCAGCCGGGGCTG ACCGAGCACATCATCTCGGAGCACCAGCACCTCCCGCAGCCCTGCCTGGAGGTGGATCCCTCGTACCGAGCGCTGCGCCTGAAGGCCTGTGACCCCACAAACCCCCACCAGAAGTGGCACTTTGGCAGGTACCACGCAGACTGA
- the ERMN gene encoding ermin, giving the protein MTEEAPAGATMPACNGSVPPGDGPLQVIGGIQEIAKSLGTVPYANEETSPDTSPARENPEENRNSLAEDITPENCAGEERCQEKREESAGTLQQGAADIQDTGTNGQGSGEGPGGTAGTASAAPGTEEPGTLPGSGQPRGNAAEEAEEAEEDEEEEDTEEDEVQVIEMKKEKSEAPRLQQRDSGKRASPPGSPGCNSPLEKGAEQPSLGKKNDISRHSYSRYNTISYRRIRKGNTKQRIDEFESMMHL; this is encoded by the exons ATGACAGAAGAAGCCCCCGCAGGTGCCACCATGCCAGCGTGCAATGGCAGCGTCCCCCCGGGGGACGGCCCGCTCCAGGTCATCGGTGGCATCCAAGAAATCGCAAAATCCCTTGGGACGGTCCCGTACGCAAACGAGGAGACCAGCCCTGACACCTCACCTGCAAGGGAAAATCCGGAGGAAAACAGGAATTCATTGGCAGAGGACATCACTCCTGAGAATTGTGCTGGAGAGGAGCGATGCCAAG AAAAGCGAGAGGAGAGCGCTGGGACACTCCAGCAGGGAGCAGCGGATATCCAGGACACAGGGACCAATGGCCAGGGATCAGGGGAAG GGCCGGGTGGCACAGCGGGGACAGCCTCGGCCGCTCCCGGCACGGAGGAGCCGGGGACCCTGCCCGGCAGCGGCCAGCCCAGAGGGAATGCGGCCGAGGAGGCGGAGGAGGcggaggaggacgaggaggaggaggacacgGAAGAGGATGAAGTGCAGGTGATTGAaatgaagaaggagaagagcgAGGCGCCCCGCCTGCAGCAGCGAGACAGCGGCAAACGAGCATCGccccccggcagccccggctGCAACTCCCCGCTGGAGAAAGGGGCCgagcagcccagcctggggaaaAAGAACGACATCTCCAGACACAGCTACTCCAGATACAACACAATCTCCTACCGGAGGATCCGCAAAGGAAACACCAAACAGCGGATCGACGAGTTTGAGTCCATGATGCACTTATGA